A window of Diadema setosum chromosome 2, eeDiaSeto1, whole genome shotgun sequence contains these coding sequences:
- the LOC140245806 gene encoding plexin-A4-like: MECSHFLRTHWKLCSLVVFTCILSLIGDSAGTPVSTYLRGNFRGAPGFVFNHFLVSNATGEEFVYVGARSRIYQLDRNLAHLRNDSTDPNDCGIDCEDNDNTILTIAPSPRNHLVLCRTYDGKCEYRDLTTLFSSGFHGQIVTKRTLGSSFVGLVGPLVGQEFDSYLFVAPTSRDNDNVRPVGIRRLDDQDPALTLYLDFATEIIKSPTINDVKLIDGMEWDNYMFFFLHEITGSSSESKLGRFCTKNNELKENLPSYVEIKLSCGIGALIQAAHIGPVSPQLAQSLDISTDDDALFTTFTRSNVDGSVQSWFCVFPMPAVQEKFIDALYGCGSNNDESKYLGAPIAYIDKSECPQRFGCRSGHSVSPSRAIPAPTPSSPCLPERHCPMPMAMPVQHCPMPMPMPAPANNA; the protein is encoded by the exons ATGGAATGCAGTCATTTCCTTCGGACACACTGGAAGCTGTGCAGTCTGGTGGTATTCACATGCATACTGTCGCTGATTGGGGATTCGGCAGGAACACCGGTGTCAACATACCTCAGGGGAAACTTTCGCGGAGCGCCAGGCTTTGTCTTCAACCACTTCCTTGTCAGTAATGCAACTGGCGAAGAGTTTGTGTATGTGGGAGCGAGGTCCAGGATATACCAGCTAGACAGAAATCTGGCGCACTTGAGAAATGACAGTACAGACCCTAATGACTGTGGCATTGATTGTGAGGACAATGACAATACCATCCTTACCATTGCACCTTCTCCTCGCAATCACCTTGTTCTTTGCAGAACATATGATGGCAAATGTGAATACAGAGACCTAACCACTTTATTTTCATCTGGCTTTCATGGACAAATAGTAACGAAAAGGACACTGGGCTCATCCTTTGTTGGACTTGTAGGGCCGCTTGTAGGGCAGGAATTTGACTCATATCTTTTTGTGGCTCCAACATCCAGAGATAATGACAATGTGAGGCCAGTAGGGATACGCAGACTGGATGATCAAGATCCGGCCCTGACTCTCTATCTTGATTTTGCCACAGAAATCATAAAATCACCCACGATCAATGATGTGAAACTTATTGATGGAATGGAGTGGGATAATTACATGTTCTTCTTTTTACATGAGATCACTGGGTCATCTTCAGAATCAAAACTGGGACGTTTCTGTACCAAGAATAATGAGTTGAAAGAAAACCTTCCTTCATATGTAGAAATTAAGCTTTCATGTGGAATCGGTGCATTGATACAAGCTGCTCATATTGGTCCAGTCTCTCCCCAGCTTGCTCAGTCGCTTGATATCAGCACAGATGATGATGCTCTGTTTACCACCTTCACCAGAAGTAATGTTGATGGTAGTGTGCAATCTTGGTTCTGTGTCTTCCCAATGCCAGCTGTTCAAGAGAAGTTCATTGATGCTTTGTATGGATGTGGTTCAAACAACGACGAATCAAAATACCTAGGTGCACCAATTGCGTACATTGACAAGTCAGAGTGCCCACAAAGATTTGGG TGTCGCAGCGGTCACAGCGTCTCACCCAGCCGAGCCATTCCCGCTCCTACTCCTAGCTCCCCGTGCCTGCCTGAACGACACTGCCCGATGCCGATGGCGATGCCTGTACAACACTGCCCGATGCCGATGCCGATGCCTGCACCAGCGAACAACGCCTGA